The region AGATGTCGCGCTCATCTCCTCCGTGTTCAGCGTCATTTGAAGGCGGTGCTTGTCGTGCACGGCCGCTGCATCACTCGTCCGCCTCCGCCTCCCCGTCCTGCTCGGCCGCGTCCTGCTCGACCGCATGCTGCTCGACCACATCCCGCAGCCCTCGCCGCAACGACTCCAGCTGCTCCTGCAGCTGCCGCACGTACTCGTCGTAGCCCGGGCCGAGCACCGTCGGATTCACCGCGACCACCGCGTACCGGCACCCGCAGCGATTGCAGGTCCCCTGCTCGCCGACCTGCACGTCGGCCGGCGGCTGCGGGACGACCGCGTGCTTTCCCATCACGACACCAGGGCACTTCACCATCGGAGCCTCCTGCGCGAGCGGTCGAACGATCAGAGCACGCCCGGCGCGAAGCCGAGCATCAGGAACGCGCCGACCTGGACCTTCTGGGTCGACACGTCGTCGACCGTCAGCGCGGCGTTGCTGGGGAGCCCGAGGTCGATCGGCTGGAACTTCGACTGCCCCTCCGGGATCTTCGGCACGCCGATCTGGAACCAGTGGAGCCCCGCCACCAGCTCCAGCCCCGACGAGTGGCGCAGGCCCAGCCCGGTCAGGATGTTGTTCGACGAGCCCGCCGGGGCGCTGAACGGATAGCCCACCACCGCCCCGAGGCCCCAGTCGATCCACGAGTTCGCCGTGATGTGCAGCGCGGTCCCCAGCCCGAAGTCGTACGAGGTCGACTCGCCCACCAGCTTGCGCGACGCCGGCGTCGTCCCGGCGGCCGGCGTCGTCGACTCGACCACGCGATCCATGCAGCCCCAGAGGCAGCCGGTGGCGACCGGCCCGACGAACACCGCGAGCCGCTCGATGCCCTTGATCGGGAACTTGTAGGACGCGACCTCGTTGCGGCTCCCCCCCTTGGCGACCGTCCCGACCCCGAGGTCGATGGTGCCGGGGTGCAGCGTCATCACGCCGAAGCTGAAGCTGCCGTCCAGGAGCGTCCGCGTGTTGACGGTCGTCAACGCTGCTTCGAAGGCGGGCGCGAACTGGGCGAAGCCCTCGTCGAACGGGCGCGCCGCGTCGGTGAGCTTGGTGAGGCTGGCGCGCGCGGCCTCGAGCGACGCGCGCAGCGTCGCGTCGGTGACGAGCTCGGTGGCGATCTGCAGGTTGCGCTGGCACCGCGTCGCGTCCTTGCGGATGTTGTGCGCCCAGACCATGGCGTAGAACGTGCGCGCCTCGAGCGACGCGGTCGCGAATCCCTTCTTGGTGATCTCATCGAGCAGCGCGCCGGTACGCTCCTGGAAGAGCGTCTTCTCCTTCTTGCCGAGCAGGTACGTCGCGATGTCGGTCGAGGTGACGTCGAGCCTCGCCATGAGCTTCGGCATGTCGAGGTTCGCCGGCGCGAACGCCTCGGCCCACTTCTTCGAGGCGATCGGCGCGTTGTCGAACGAGGCGCCGTCGCACCAGTCGACGACGTGCCGCGCGATCGCCGCGTCGTCCGCCGCCTTGGCGCGCAGGTAGTCGAGCACGCTGGGCGTGAACTCGATCAGGCGCGGCGGCGGGCGTCCGATGCTCGGCTCGCGCGTCGGCGTCAGATCGGTCGTGAACGACGAGGCCGCCACCAGGCCCCCGCCGGGCCTGAGGTGTCGCGCGAAGAGGACGTCGTTGCCGGGGCGCGCCGGCGCGTCCGCCGCAGGGACCAGGCGATCGGCGAGCGCCGCCGCGATCTCGGGGGCGCGCTCGCCCACCTGCGTGGCGGCGGTGTCCAGGATGTCCGCGAACGCCGAGCCGGCCTTGCCCGAGGCGCTGAGCTTGGCCAGGTTCGCGGCGCGCGTGAGGACCTGCGCGAACAGCGCCTTGACCTGCTCGGGCGAGGCCTCACGGGAGAACTCCGAGACTCGGAGATCGTACTCGTCGCCGCTCTTCACGTCGTGGAGGTAGACGGTCATCGTCGACGGTACGTGGAGCGGCTGCGCGGCGGCGGCGCCACAGGACCAGTCGTTGGTCGCCCCCGTCCCGGGGGCGCGGTCGTCGGCGGTCGCGTCCGCTGGCTTGTCCTGCTTGGCCTGCGTGTCCTGCGTGTCCTGCGTGGGCTTCTTCGCGACGGTGGCAGGGACCGCCTCGTCGCTGACCTGGCGATAGCAGAGCTCGTTGCGCGCCGGGTCCTGTGGATGGACGTGCAGTGCGTACTGGGTTGCCGCCGGCTGCCAGCAGCCGCACAACGTCACGAGTGCGATGGCCGCGAGAGTCTTCATGTGCCTTCTCCATCAGCGACGCGCCCAAGGCACCGTCGCCCGTGTTTCGAGACGCGACCCTGCGCGCAGGCACCCCCCGATGCGCTGCGACTCGACGCCTTCACGCTGCCCGACTGCGCGACTTCCCGCAATCACCCCAATCGGGTGACTCCGGTGACTCCGGGCTCGCGTCGGGCGGGGGCGGCGTGCGCGATCGACGTCCATGGCGCACTTACGCTGGAACCTGTGCGCCATGATCCCGACGTTCCCGGCGCCGTGCTGGCGCGGGTCCGGTGTCCACTCGGGACGACGGCGACGGCGCGCGTGTCCCGCCCACTGGACACCTTCGCCGAGCCCGACACGCTCGCCCGCCTGGCCGCGCTGCCGTCCGCTCCACGCGCCTCGACGTCGACGCCCTCGGCGCGGTAGGTCGAGAGCGCGCGCTCGGGGGCGGGCTCAGCGCGCCGCGACGGCAGCCACCTACCCGAAGATGCCGCCGAGGATGATCGCGATGACCACGAACGCGACGATCGAGCCGATCGTCGCCGCTGGATTCGCGCCGCCCCCCTCGTTCTCCTCGTCCGGGTTCGGGTCCATCCGCCAGGGGGACACGCCCGCGGCGGTCGGCGGCAGAACCTGGGACGCCACCCGCTCGATCGCCCGGCGGGCCTCGGTGCGCTGCAGCAGACCTTGCGTCAGCCCGAGGTGCGCGTCGGCGCCGCGCTTCGCCGTCCCCGACTCCTTGATGAGGTCGCGCGCGTGCTGCTGGATGATCGCCAGCTCGGACGGCATGCGATCGAGCGCCGCGCCGACCGCCGCGAGCAGCTGGGTGAGGCGCCCTGCTGCGCCGAACTGGTCCGGGCGCCACGGCGGCACCCAGACGGGGCCGAGCCCGGGCACGATGATCCATCCGCCGCCGTCGACGAGAGAGGGGAACCGCTAGCTTGATGAAACACGGAGATCTCCTTTGGTGGTGAGCGCCTCAGATCAGAGGCGTTGCTTCGGGACGCACGTCTTGATCTCGCCGTCGGGAACCCACGAGACGCCGACGTTGCGATCGGCGTTGAACCAGAAGTCGACGTACGGATCGCAGACCAGCTGCGCCTTGAACTGGAACGGGTCGCCCGTCGTGTAGGTCCCCTCCGTGTACCAAGGCGGGAAGACCGAGTAGCGGCGCCATCGCACGCTGACGCCCGGGAACGAGAACCATGCGACGTAGCTGCCCAGCAGCGCGGAGGCGTAGAGCACCTTCGTCCAGGTATGCGCCGGGCAGTACGCGCCGCCGATGGCGGCGTTGGCCGATGGCGGACCTGCCGGCGGCGGCGCGGCCCCGACCGTGTGGCCCTCGGTCGGGACCGCCAGCGCGGCCCACCGTTCGGCGCGGTGTCGCGCGTGGGCCGCCGCGACGCCCGTGAACGCGCGCAGGGCGAGGTCGTGCAGCGTCTCCATCGGGAACAGCTCGTCTGGCAGCACGGCCTCGAGCTCCGCGCGCGTGAAGCGGAGGCCGTGCCCCGCGAAGATGGCGTCGTCTCCGTGGGCGTCGCGAAACAGCGCGGCGCACAGCACCCCGCGTGTGCGGACCGGGAACGTCAGGTCGCCCAGCGAGCGCAGCGCGGCGATGCAACCGGCCAGCTCGGGCGCGGCGGTTGCCAGCAGGCCGAGGTCGGCGAGCTCGAGATGTTCGACAACGTTCGACGAGCGTGAGGGGGGCAGCATGTCTCTCCTTGGCGCCGCGTGGGAGCGGGCTGGCTGGGGGCAGCGGCGAGCGCCGCCCGACTCGTCAATCCGGTGCGCGGTCGCAGTCGGCGCGTCGCATGCACATGCCGGTCTTGCGGCAGCACGGCTTGTCCGCCGTGCAGGTGCCCGCGCATCCAGGGGGATCGTTCACGCACCGGCCGCGCCGGCAGGTCGTGCCGCTCTCGCACTCGGTCCCGCAGGCGCCGCAGTTCTGGTTGTCCGTGCGGATGTCGGCGCAGCGGCCGTCGCAGAACGAGTAGCCCGCCTTCGTACAAACGCACAGCGTCGCGACGTCGAGGTCGCACGTCGTGTCCGCCGGGCACGTCTTGGCGCACGAGCCACAGTGCTCGTTCGTGTCGGGCGTCACGCACGCGTCGCCGCACGGGATCGTCCCAGGCGGGCACGCGCAGGCGCCGTCGATGCACGCCTCCCCCGGGCGGCGGCACGTCGTGCATGCAGGGCCGCAGTGGTCGACGGTGTTGGGGACGACGCATTGTCCGCAGTCGATCTTCGCTGGGTCATCGCACGTGCACTGGTTGTCGACGCACTCCGCGTCGGGCGGACAGCCCCGGCAGCCCGCGCCGCACTGCTCGTTCGACGGGGGCGCGCAGGCGTTGCCACAGACATTCGTCCCGGCGGGACAGCCGGTGCAGCCGCCGTTCGCGCAGACCTCGGCTGCGCCGCAGGTGTCGCAAGTGCCGTACCCGGCGGTCACGATCGGGACGCCGTTGACAGTGATGTTGACGCCGCTGCCCAAGGCCCCGCAGTGCATCCGATCATCGCGCGCGGGGCACGCGCCGTCCGCGCACGGCGAGCAGACGCTGCCGCAACGCCCAGCCGGGCAGCGCGGCTGACAGGAGAACCCGACGCACTCCTGGCCGCCGGGACAGCCGCAGATGCCGCCGCAGCCATCGCCGGTGCCGCAGCCGAAGCACGACGGGACGCAGGGCGGCGGTGGCTCGTCCTGGTCCTTGTGGCCGCTGCACGCCCAGGCGGACAGCGCGAACAGCAGCGCGAGACGCCAGCCGTGCCCGATGGCGCAGATGTGCGTGCGTCGATCGAGCCACGCGGGGGGCGTTCGCATGCCGGGTCGCGACTGCAACTCGCGGACCGGCGACCGGCGCGCCCCTGCTGGTGGCGCGGCGAGCCTCGCGTCCAGTCGGCTGGATCGCGGGCGGCCGCGTGTCCATGAAAGCAGACGTGCGATGCCGGACGGTGACGGCTATTCGGCGCACGGCCGCGAGGTCGCGTCGCGGCCGGCGTCGAAGCGCAGCGAGGACGGCGGGCCGATCCGGACGCCGTTGCCGCCCGGGCCGCCGCGCGGCCCGCGCGACGACTGGCGGCGCTGGCTGCCCGAACTCGGCGCCTATCGAGGCGTCGCCGGTGCGCGCCCGTGCTCCGCGTTCACCACCACCACCACCACCACCGTCATCATCTCACCGGGCGCGCAGCTCCGCGATCACGTCGGCGGCAGGACGAAAGCGGCCGGCGCTGATGGCCGCGAAGCCGCGCCGTAGCGCCTCGTTCAGGGCCTCCGCGTCGCTCATCTCGTCGTCGTCGTCGGCGAGACACACCTCGAACTCGCCGTCGGGCATCCCGGCCGGTGCCTCGCCGACGATCCGTCCGTACTCGACGCGCACGCGCAGGGCCTTCATCGTCTGAGCGTACCGGCGGGCCGGGGGGCGCCAACGGGTTCCTGGGTAGCCCTCCGCTCCCCTCCGTCACCCCCTCGTGGCAGCGTCGATCGCCTCCCCGTCATGACCGCCACGCCCGCCGCCCCGCCGCTGCATCAGATCGCCGACGTGCTCGGCTCCGTCGCGCGCCCCGGGGCGTTCGCGGCCCGGCGGACCGGCGCCGCGGCCGACCTGCACATCACCGTCGCTGGCGTCGGGCCGGTGGCGCTGCCGCTCACCGCGGCGGCCGCGCGGCGGCTGATCGCCGCGGCGACGCCGGCGCGCTACGGGCGCCGCGAGCAGACGCTGCTCGACCCGGCGGTGCGCGACACCTGGGAGCTGCCCGCCAGCGCGATCACGATCGCCCCCGAGCGCTGGCAGCCGGCGCTGGCCGCGCAGCTCGCGAAAGTCGCGCGCGAGCTGGACCTGGCGCCGGGCCTGGCGCTCGCGGCCGAGCTGCACAACCTGCTGGTCTACGAGCCCGGACAGCACTTCGCGGTCCACCAGGACTCGGAGAAGGCGCCGCGGATGATCGGCACGCTGGTGGTGCTGTTGCCGTCCGAGTCGCGCGGCGGCGGCCTGGTCATCCGCCACGGCGGCGAGACCCGGCGCTACCGCGGCTCGCCGAGCGCGCCGACGTTCGTGGCGTTCTACGCCGACTGCCACCACGAGGTGCGGCCGGTGACCGCCGGCTATCGCGCCGCGCTGACGTTCAACCTGATCGCCGTCGGCGAGGCCGACGCCGCCGACGTCGGCGACGTGATCGCACGCCTCGACGCCGCGCTCGCCGCGCACTTCGCGACCCCGCGGCCCGCGCGGTGGGGCGCGGCCAGCCTCGGCCCGCCGGATCGGCTGGTCTACCTGCTCGACCACCAGTACACCGCTGCCGGGCTCGCCTGGGCCGATCTCAAGGCCGCCGACGCCCGGCGCGCGGCGCTCCTGCGCGCGGTCGCGACGCGGCGCGACTGCGCGATCGCGCTGGGGCTGGCCGACGTCCACGAGGTGTGGTCGTGCGAGGACGAGTACTGGCGGTCGCGATCGCGGCGCTGGGACGACGTCGACCTCGACGACGAGGCGCCCGCCGACGACCAGCTGCGGGTCGACGGCCACACGCTGGTCGACCTGTGCAGCTCGGACCTCGAGCTGCACCACGCGATCGACGGCGACGGTCGGCCGGTCCGCGGCGTCGCGGCCGCGGTCGAGGGTGACGAGCTGTGCGAGACCCGGCCGTCGCTCGAGCTGACCCCGTATCGATCGGAGCACGAGGGCTACACCGGCAACGCCGGCAACTCGGTCGAGCGCTGGTACCACCGCGCCGCGATCGTCGTCTGGCCGCGCAGCCGAGAGTTCGTGCTGCTGGCCAGGGCGCGGCCAGCGGCGGCGCTGGCCGCGATCGGCGCGCTGGTGCGCCGCGGCAAGCAGGCCGAGGCGTGCGCGCGGATCGACGAGCTGCGGCCGTTCTGGGACCACACCGTGCGGTCGGTCGCGAACAGCGCGCGGACGGCGGCGGGGACCACCAC is a window of Myxococcales bacterium DNA encoding:
- a CDS encoding 2OG-Fe(II) oxygenase — encoded protein: MTATPAAPPLHQIADVLGSVARPGAFAARRTGAAADLHITVAGVGPVALPLTAAAARRLIAAATPARYGRREQTLLDPAVRDTWELPASAITIAPERWQPALAAQLAKVARELDLAPGLALAAELHNLLVYEPGQHFAVHQDSEKAPRMIGTLVVLLPSESRGGGLVIRHGGETRRYRGSPSAPTFVAFYADCHHEVRPVTAGYRAALTFNLIAVGEADAADVGDVIARLDAALAAHFATPRPARWGAASLGPPDRLVYLLDHQYTAAGLAWADLKAADARRAALLRAVATRRDCAIALGLADVHEVWSCEDEYWRSRSRRWDDVDLDDEAPADDQLRVDGHTLVDLCSSDLELHHAIDGDGRPVRGVAAAVEGDELCETRPSLELTPYRSEHEGYTGNAGNSVERWYHRAAIVVWPRSREFVLLARARPAAALAAIGALVRRGKQAEACARIDELRPFWDHTVRSVANSARTAAGTTTSNETRRIGERALAVAARLDDADRAAALVAPLEHGCLRLASAPAIGEIVARHGAAWLAAQVARWAARDRIEARTAVLAQAPPLLARVAATAGPVGGAWVGALARDEWSRLREHLARIQAGPTPRVIAAALEELAPTIAALLAAARLGDDAALAAALLADLAPDTGYPITAAVAVVRAGQAKPAGLRRDPGLAALAVACADELRRRLAAPARPSDDWSITAPIRCACALCPTLRGFAAARDQTTRAWPLAEAGRSHVAHTIASHELPIRATVRRVGSPYTLELAKTRALFTAEHALRERWRAELAWLEDAAAPRKRPTGVTARRRPTGSRA